The Bifidobacteriaceae bacterium DNA window CCGCGGGGCTTCGGCCCGAGGAGGTCTTCGCCCTGCCGTCTGTGCTCCGTGCGGCTCCGGGCATGCTGGCCCGGTACCGTCTGTTGCTGGGAGTGTCGCAAAAGCTTTTCTACTCTTCGCGATCAGGCCTTTCGTCCTTCAAATCGATGGAGGAACGACAGGTGATCAGCGCCAAGGCTAACGGCATGATCGATCAGTTATGTGACGAGTTAAACCTCGCACTGGCTGACTTGGTGGCAGCTCTGCCCCCCGAATCTCTGCGGCTGGACGTCGCCTCTTTGCCGTTCCTGACTCTTGGCGTTCAGGCGGACGGGGCTTGGCGGGGACAGATCGGGCGGAGCGCCACAGCCGCCGTGTTCGAGGCCATGGTCGCGGTCGTGGCAGAACGGGTGGGCGATGCGATGATCAGGGATGGCAGTGCCGTGACTGTGGTCAATTCCGCCGGCCGGAGGGTAACCATGGCCTTTGCGCCGGACCCGGATGTTGTCATTCGCGAGACTGTCGGGATTTGAGCCGGCGGAGGCTACTCCCAGCCGCGTTCCGCTGACTGACGCAGGTTGTCGAGCATCTGGCGGCGCCCCTTGATGTCCTCTTTGAGGGCCGCGATCGAGGTTTGGTCGCCGGTGGCCTCAACCTTGACCAGTTTCCGCTCGAGCCCGGCTATGACCGCCTCGAGCTGGCTGGTCATCGATTCCATTCGGGCCATTGTCTCCGGGTTCGACTTCCGCCAACTGCGCTCTTCTTCGGAGCGGATCGTGTCCTCGACGGCCTTCATGCGCGCCTCGACCCTGTCCTGGTCCCGTCGGGGCACATGCCCCACCTTGTCCCACCGGTCTTCCAGATCCCGGAGCTTGGCCTTGGCCGCTTTGAGGTCGCGGATGGGGAGGAGCGTCTCCGCCTCTTGCACAATCGCCAGTTTGGCCTCAAGGTTGGCTTCCCGCTCCGCGTCGTTCGCCGCGTGCTGCGCGTCGCGCGCGTTGAAGAACCGGTCTTGAGCGGCTCGGAAACGCTGCCACAGGGCATCGTCCTCGCGTCGGGACAGCCGACCCGCCGACTTCCAACGTTCCATCAGGTTGCGGAACTCGCGCCCCGTCTCGCCCCAATCCTGCGAGGCGGAGAGCTTCTCAGCCTCCGCCACTATTTGCTCCTTGACCATTTTCGCGGCGCCCTGGCGTTTGTCCAGTTCGGTGAAGAAAGTCCGCCGTTTGCGGTCGAAGCTGGTGCGAGCGTGTGAGAACCGCCGCCACAATTCGTCTTCGGTGGGACGGTCGATCTTCGGGCCGTTGCGTTGCGCCTCGCGCCACACGTCCAGGATTTCCCGCAGCTCGATTGAGGCCTGCTTCCAGTTGACCTGGTCGGGATGCTGCTCGGCTATGCCCTCGGCGCGCTCAACCAGCGCCGTTCGCTGGGCCAGCGCCTCGGCTCTGACGGCCGCCCGGTCGGCCTCGATGCGTTGCCGCACCACGGCCGCGCTGGCCTTGACCGCCCGGTATCTGGCCCGCAACCCTTCCAGGTCGCCGACGGCCGCCGGCTCGGCGAGTGCCTGTTTGAGGCTCGCGAGGGTTTGGTCGATGTCGCGTTGGGTCAATTGCTCAAGGCGCGCCTCGAACAGGTTGACTTGCGCCTCCAGGTCCAGGAAACGCCGCGCGTAAAGAGCCAACGCCTCTTCGGCCGGAACGCCCGGGAATTGCCCGACGGCCCGCTCCGATTTGCCTTCAACTACGAACACCGTGCCGTCTGGGTCGACCCGGCCCCATTTGGAGGCCTTGACAATGTCCTCGTCGGCGTGGGTTGGCGGCGCGGCTGGCACCACAGGTCGGGGTGCCGCGCCTCCCGGCTTTGGCCCCGGTCCCGGTCGCGGTCCGGGCCTGGGCGGCCCCGGCTTCGGAATGGGCAGACCGGGGGAGGACGGTCGCGCCGCAGCCTCCGATGCCGTCAGTTCCGCCCCAGCACCATCCTCAGACGCCGCTTCGGCCTCAGTGGTTGCCGCCTCAGGCCCCGGCGCGGCCTCGGCCTGTGGTGCCGCCTCGGGCTCTGGCACCGGCTCGGGTTCGGCCTCAGCGGTTGCGGCTTCTGGAAGCGCTGCGTCGGGTTCGGGCTCCGGCGCAGCCTCAGCCGCGTCCTCGGGTGCCGTCTCGG harbors:
- a CDS encoding XcyI family restriction endonuclease; translated protein: MQEFLRQYRAKALGSGLESAVAGVHPSVLEREVEHHVPVGALAPLEAAGLRPEEVFALPSVLRAAPGMLARYRLLLGVSQKLFYSSRSGLSSFKSMEERQVISAKANGMIDQLCDELNLALADLVAALPPESLRLDVASLPFLTLGVQADGAWRGQIGRSATAAVFEAMVAVVAERVGDAMIRDGSAVTVVNSAGRRVTMAFAPDPDVVIRETVGI
- a CDS encoding DUF349 domain-containing protein encodes the protein MTTPDPSAAPVTPPDRAAPLPIPEPPASEEAAAEPTELAHADDAVAPLPAPEPEPNEPAAADSASEPTPEPEPTLPEAATEAAAPEAAPEPEASPEDVTDDAPEPEAATEAAIPEAEPETAPEDAAEAAPEPEPDAALPEAATAEAEPEPVPEPEAAPQAEAAPGPEAATTEAEAASEDGAGAELTASEAAARPSSPGLPIPKPGPPRPGPRPGPGPKPGGAAPRPVVPAAPPTHADEDIVKASKWGRVDPDGTVFVVEGKSERAVGQFPGVPAEEALALYARRFLDLEAQVNLFEARLEQLTQRDIDQTLASLKQALAEPAAVGDLEGLRARYRAVKASAAVVRQRIEADRAAVRAEALAQRTALVERAEGIAEQHPDQVNWKQASIELREILDVWREAQRNGPKIDRPTEDELWRRFSHARTSFDRKRRTFFTELDKRQGAAKMVKEQIVAEAEKLSASQDWGETGREFRNLMERWKSAGRLSRREDDALWQRFRAAQDRFFNARDAQHAANDAEREANLEAKLAIVQEAETLLPIRDLKAAKAKLRDLEDRWDKVGHVPRRDQDRVEARMKAVEDTIRSEEERSWRKSNPETMARMESMTSQLEAVIAGLERKLVKVEATGDQTSIAALKEDIKGRRQMLDNLRQSAERGWE